The Mucilaginibacter gracilis genomic interval TTTAGTTATGTTTACGGTTATAACCTTGGTTAAGTGCGGATAAAACAACGCTACTTCAAAACTTTGCGGCCAAATACGGCTGCCGCCCTGTTCGGCATGCTGTATCAATATTAAGTGGTTTATTTTTCCTTTTTTAGTTACCAGACTATAACTAAACGTGGGCCTGCCGGGTTGGTTAACCCATACGTTGTTCCAGGCATTTAAATCATGAGTGGTGTATTTGCTTAGTATCTTAATTAAATCGGGCCAGGTGGCGTTGCGGTAGGCGTAGGTTTTAAGGTATTCGCATACGCCTTGCCTAAAATTATCTTTTCCCATTAACAACTCCAGTTGCCGCATCATAATTGGGGCCTTATGGTAAATAATATTGCCGTAAAGCGAGCCGGCATCTTTTAGGTTATTTAGGCTTTGCCTTATGGGATTAGCACCCGGAGTACGGTCGACACCATAAGCTGCCGGGAAATGGTCGGTTAAAAACTTCAGGTTAAAGGTACCCTCACCCATTAACGACTCTGTTATTTTATCGGCCATAAAGTTGGCAAATACCTCCTTCATCCAAACATCGTTAAACCAATCCATGGTAACCATATCGCCAAACCACATGTGGGCGGTTTCGTGCGAAATGAGGTTTAGGCGGGCAATAATCTGATCTTGCGTAGCACCGGCGTCTAAAAACAGGCTTGACGCTTTGTATTGTACAACGCCCGGATGCTCCATACCGCCAAACTGAAAATCGGGAATGGCTGCAAACCCCATTTTTTTAAACGGATATGGGATGCCTGTCCAGTTTTCTAAAAAATTTACGGCATCGGCATGGGCCTTAAATATGGCCGGGTTGCTTAAATGGAGCTTCGCAGTATCGGTTTCGCGGAAAAAAAGTTCGGGCTTTAGCTTTGTATCGTGCGCGTTGTAGGCAAACCGGCCCGCCACAAACGAAAATAAATAGGTGCTTAAAGTTTCTGTTTTATCAAAGTCGTAATATTTAAAATCGGCATCAACTCTAAAATCTTTAATTGGTGCGTTGGCCATAACCGCCCAGTTGGCCGATACCTTTATGCTTAGCTGAAACGTTGCTTTTAAATTGGGCTGGTCAAAACATGGGAAAACAGTTCGGGCCCTGTCGGGTACAAACAAGGCATACAGGTAATCGTCGTTACGGTTCAAAGCGCCGTTGCCGGCCAAAAAATCAATCGACAGGGTATTATTGCCTTCGGTTAAATATTTGGCTTCAAGCAATAGGTGTTCTTTCAGCAAATTAACTTCTGCGGTTTTGCCATTTATAGTTAACTTTTTAATACGGGAGGCATCTTCTTTAAAATCAAGCTGTAGCGGCTGGCCGGTTTGCTTAAAGTTAAAGGTAAGGGTTTCGGTAGCCGCAATATCTTCTGCCTTATTGGCGGGTATGTTAAAATTGAGTTGATATTGAATGCTGCTGAGGTGAGCAGCCCTAAAATCGGCCAGGGATTGTGATACACCGGTTTCTACCGTTGTTTGCGCCCCTGCTATGTGTGCGCATAAAAATAGGAATACCGCCAAAAGGCAGATTTTTAAAAAGTGCATCGGTATAGGTTATTTGAGGCAAATTAATAAAAATTATTAGCTGTTGATAGTTATATAGCCTAGTAGACAGCATAATTTGATTTTTTTGCTGCAAATTAAAGCAAACCCTTACCAGTATGTTAATATTACATCATTGGTTATGGTAAAATAATGCATAAAAAACGCGTTTGTGCTTTATTGTAACGGTTGAATTTAATAGCTTTACCGCACAAAATATCTCAAAAGATGAATATTCACGAATACCAGGGTAAAGCTATACTAAAAAGTTTTGGTGTAAGAATTCAGGAAGGCATTGTTGCCGATAATGTTGAGCAGGCTATTGAGGCTGCCAAAAAACTAAAGGAAGACTTTGGGTCGGACTGGGTGGTTGTTAAAGCTCAAATACACGCAGGTGGCCGTGGTAAAGGCGGCGGCGTTAAGCTGGCTAAAAACCTTGACGATGTGAAGGAAAAAGCAGGTGCCATTTTAGGTATGACCCTGGTTACCCCGCAAACCGGGCCAGAAGGTAAGTTTGTGAGCAAGGTTTTAGTTGCACAGGATGTTTACTACCCCGGTGCTACCGAAACCAAGGAGTTTTACATGAGCGTATTGCTTGACCGCGCTGCCGGCCGTAACATCATTATGTACAGTACCGAAGGTGGTATGGATATTGAAGAAGTTGCCGAACACACTCCGCACCTGATATTTAAAGAAGAAATTGACCCGAAGGTTGGCTTACAAGCTTTCCAGGCACGCAAAATTGCTTTTAACTTAGGTTTAAGCGGCGATGCGTTTAAGGATATGGTAAAATTTGTTGCTGCTTTGTATAAAGCTTACGATGCTACAGATTCGGCCATGTTTGAGATAAACCCTGTTTTAAAAACAAGTGATAACAAAATATTAGCTGTTGATGCCAAGGTTAATTTAGATGATAACGCTTTGTACCGTCACCCGGATTTTGCCGCTTTACGCGACACTGCCGAGGAAGACCCAATGGAAGTTGAAGCAAGCCTAAGCAACCTTAACTATGTTAAGCTTGATGGTAACGTTGGCTGTATGGTTAACGGTGCCGGTTTAGCTATGGCTACTATGGACATCATTAAAATTGCCGGTGGCGAGCCTGCTAACTTTTTAGACGTTGGCGGTACCGCTAATGCACAAACTGTTAAAGCGGCTTTCAACATTATTTTGAAAGACCCTAACGTTAAAGCCATCCTAATTAACATATTTGGTGGTATTGTACGTTGCGACCGTGTTGCTCAAGGTGTTATTGACGCTTATAAAGAAATTGGCGATATACCGGTTCCGATCATTGTGCGTTTGCAAGGCACCAATGCTGTTGAAGCTAAAACTTTGCTTGACGAAAGTGGCTTAAAAGTAAAATCGGCCATATTGTTAAAAGAAGCTGCCGATAGGGTTAAAGAAGTATTTGCTGCTTAATTAGCCTAAATATAATTTTGAAGGGGAAAAGTGAGAGCTTTTTCCCTTTTTTGTTTTTATTCGGGGATTATAAATCCCCGGTTACGGAGTCCGGGATTAAAAATCCGGACTAACATCTGTGTTGGTTGGTATGCGTTGGTCGGGATTTATAATCCCGACCCAAATAACAGTGGATTTGTAATCCACGAAACCAACACTTATATTTAAACATGGGTTTTAAATACAGCATCACTACTAACGAAAAGTACTTTTTAACAATTACCGTTGTAGATTGGGTTGATGTATTTACCCGCAAAGAGCTGGCCGCCGTAATTGTTGATGCTTTAAACTATTGTATTGAGCATAAGGGTTTACAAGTTTACGCCTGGTGTTTAATGCCGAGTCATTTACATTTAATAGCGTCTACCAATAACGATGAGATATTACTATCGGATGTTATGCGCGACTTTAAAAAGTTTACATCTAAAGAAGTTGTAAAAACTATTCAGCTTATCCCGGAAAGCAGACGGGAATGGCTACTCAATAAATTTGAGTTTGCAGGCCGCTATAACCCCAAAATAAAGAATTATAAATTTTGGCAGGACGGGCTACACCCCATAGAGGTAACGAGCAATAAATTTACAGATCAAAAACTAAATTATATCCATCAAAACCCGGTTGAAGCAGGCATAGTTTATAGCGCAAAAGATTACATTTTGAGTTCGGCAGCGGTATATGCAGGCGAATATCCCGGATTGGTTAAGGTGACTATTTTGGAATAAGGTTCGGAAATTGTAAGTCTCCTATTGTAGAGTTGCGTTGGTCGGGATTTATAATCCCCGACCCAAATAGCAGTGGATTTGTAATCCACGCCACCTCATTTGCACATCTGCCGCCATTTATATTATCTTCGTTCCATGCAGCCTACAGACGCTAAAAAGAGAATACAGGATTTATCGACCGAATTAAAACAGCACAATTACAATTACTACGTGCTGGCAATGCCTACCATTGCCGATTTCGATTTTGATAAAAAGCTGGAAGAACTATCGGGGTTGGAAAAGCAATTTCCGGAGTTTGCCCAGGCGGATTCGCCTACGCAGCAAGTGGGTGGCGAGATAACCAAGGAATTTGAAACGGTTAAGCACAAGTGGCCCATGATGTCGTTGGGCAACACTTATAGTGAGCAGGAACTGCTTGATTTCGACCAGCGTATTCGCAAGGCTATTGGCGACGATTTTGAATATGTTTGCGAGTTAAAGTTTGATGGCCTATCAATGAGTTTAACTTATGAGCAGGGCAAATTAGTGAGGGCCGTTACACGCGGCGACGGCACAAAGGGCGATGATGTAACCGCGAACGTAAAAACCATCCACAGCATTCCGAAAAAAATTGAGGACGGCGGTTACCCCGAACACTTTGAAATACGCGGCGAAGTTTTTATGCACCGTAAAGCGTTTGACAGGCTTAACAACGACCGTATTGAACAAGGTGAAGTTGCATATGCCAACCCCCGTAACTTTGCTTCGGGCACTATTAAACTGCAAGATTCGCGCGAGGTGGCCCGTAGGCCGCTCGATTGCTTTTTGTATTTTTTATATACCGATAAACCGGTTTTTAAAACCCATTGGGATAGCATAATGGCTGTAAAAAGCTGGGGCTTCCACGTTTGCGAGCACACCAAACTTTGTAAAAACATAGGCGAGGTGATGGATTTTATTAGCCTTTGGAATGATAAGCGCCATAATTTGAGTTATGATATTGATGGCATTGTACTTAAAGTAAACAGCTACGCACAGCAGCAAGAGTTGGGGTTTACAGCAAAATCGCCAAGGTGGGCCATTGCCTATAAATATAAAGCGCAGCAGGTTGAAACAGTTTTAGAAAGCGTTAGCTACCAGGTGGGCCGTACAGGCTCGGTTACGCCGGTGGCTAATTTAAAACCTGTGCTTTTGGCCGGTACTACGGTTAAACGCGCTTCGCTACACAATGCTAACGAAATTTTACGATTGGATTTGCACGAGGGCGACAGTGTATTTGTTGAAAAAGGTGGCGAAATTATACCCAAAATCATTAGCGTAAATCCGCTTAAGCGGAAGGATAACGCCCCAATTATCCAGTACATAACCCATTGCCCGGAGTGCGGCACCCAATTGGTGCGGCAAGAGGGCGAGGCCAACCACTATTGCCCTAATGATGAAGGTTGCCCGCCGCAAATAGTTGGTAAAATGCAGCATTTTATAGGCCGCAAGGCAATGAATATTGATGGCCTGGGCGACGAAACCATCGAAACCCTTTACCAAAAAGGTTTTTTACACCACATAAGCGATATTTACGATTTACACCTCCATAGCGACGACTTAAAAAAGCTGGGCCGCTTTGGCGAAAAATCCATCAATAACATGATGGATGGTATCGAAAAATCAAAGCAAATGCCTTTTGAGAAGGTTTTATTCGGCATGGGTATACGCTATGTTGGCGAAA includes:
- the sucC gene encoding ADP-forming succinate--CoA ligase subunit beta; this encodes MNIHEYQGKAILKSFGVRIQEGIVADNVEQAIEAAKKLKEDFGSDWVVVKAQIHAGGRGKGGGVKLAKNLDDVKEKAGAILGMTLVTPQTGPEGKFVSKVLVAQDVYYPGATETKEFYMSVLLDRAAGRNIIMYSTEGGMDIEEVAEHTPHLIFKEEIDPKVGLQAFQARKIAFNLGLSGDAFKDMVKFVAALYKAYDATDSAMFEINPVLKTSDNKILAVDAKVNLDDNALYRHPDFAALRDTAEEDPMEVEASLSNLNYVKLDGNVGCMVNGAGLAMATMDIIKIAGGEPANFLDVGGTANAQTVKAAFNIILKDPNVKAILINIFGGIVRCDRVAQGVIDAYKEIGDIPVPIIVRLQGTNAVEAKTLLDESGLKVKSAILLKEAADRVKEVFAA
- a CDS encoding REP-associated tyrosine transposase produces the protein MGFKYSITTNEKYFLTITVVDWVDVFTRKELAAVIVDALNYCIEHKGLQVYAWCLMPSHLHLIASTNNDEILLSDVMRDFKKFTSKEVVKTIQLIPESRREWLLNKFEFAGRYNPKIKNYKFWQDGLHPIEVTSNKFTDQKLNYIHQNPVEAGIVYSAKDYILSSAAVYAGEYPGLVKVTILE
- the ligA gene encoding NAD-dependent DNA ligase LigA, which produces MQPTDAKKRIQDLSTELKQHNYNYYVLAMPTIADFDFDKKLEELSGLEKQFPEFAQADSPTQQVGGEITKEFETVKHKWPMMSLGNTYSEQELLDFDQRIRKAIGDDFEYVCELKFDGLSMSLTYEQGKLVRAVTRGDGTKGDDVTANVKTIHSIPKKIEDGGYPEHFEIRGEVFMHRKAFDRLNNDRIEQGEVAYANPRNFASGTIKLQDSREVARRPLDCFLYFLYTDKPVFKTHWDSIMAVKSWGFHVCEHTKLCKNIGEVMDFISLWNDKRHNLSYDIDGIVLKVNSYAQQQELGFTAKSPRWAIAYKYKAQQVETVLESVSYQVGRTGSVTPVANLKPVLLAGTTVKRASLHNANEILRLDLHEGDSVFVEKGGEIIPKIISVNPLKRKDNAPIIQYITHCPECGTQLVRQEGEANHYCPNDEGCPPQIVGKMQHFIGRKAMNIDGLGDETIETLYQKGFLHHISDIYDLHLHSDDLKKLGRFGEKSINNMMDGIEKSKQMPFEKVLFGMGIRYVGETVAKKLVAYFKNIDSLIKANVEELTAVDEIGTRIAESLVEYWNNPEHVEQVEKMKAQGLQFISEEKEVVMASDKLAGKTFIISGVFEQYSRDELKDIIEQNGGKILSSISAKLNYLVAGDNMGPAKLDKANKLNVPIISDAELLAMLE
- a CDS encoding M1 family metallopeptidase; translated protein: MHFLKICLLAVFLFLCAHIAGAQTTVETGVSQSLADFRAAHLSSIQYQLNFNIPANKAEDIAATETLTFNFKQTGQPLQLDFKEDASRIKKLTINGKTAEVNLLKEHLLLEAKYLTEGNNTLSIDFLAGNGALNRNDDYLYALFVPDRARTVFPCFDQPNLKATFQLSIKVSANWAVMANAPIKDFRVDADFKYYDFDKTETLSTYLFSFVAGRFAYNAHDTKLKPELFFRETDTAKLHLSNPAIFKAHADAVNFLENWTGIPYPFKKMGFAAIPDFQFGGMEHPGVVQYKASSLFLDAGATQDQIIARLNLISHETAHMWFGDMVTMDWFNDVWMKEVFANFMADKITESLMGEGTFNLKFLTDHFPAAYGVDRTPGANPIRQSLNNLKDAGSLYGNIIYHKAPIMMRQLELLMGKDNFRQGVCEYLKTYAYRNATWPDLIKILSKYTTHDLNAWNNVWVNQPGRPTFSYSLVTKKGKINHLILIQHAEQGGSRIWPQSFEVALFYPHLTKVITVNITKGVTDIQEAIGLKRPMYILFNSGGEGYGLFPADADLCTSVMDITDPLMRTSAYISLYENMLSGRFIKPLSLLNLYIKALSAEKEEMPLRLISGYIGTIYWQFITPQNRLKINPVLENSLWLALQYQKTANNKKVLFNTYQGIYLSAQARNLLYQVWQQQQPPAGIKLSEDDYTALSFSLALRNDADTAILSKQYLRITDADRKKRFEFIRPALSPDEKVRDEFFASLQQLKNRGKEANVLTALFYLHHPLRQNTSVKYLAKSLDMLENIQVTGDIFFPQSWLSSTFGSYQSAEAARIVNAFLAAHPNYNEKLKAKILQATDNLMRASGKLLPKTFAAD